The Lycium barbarum isolate Lr01 chromosome 12, ASM1917538v2, whole genome shotgun sequence genome includes a region encoding these proteins:
- the LOC132622060 gene encoding heat shock 70 kDa protein 16: MSVVGFDVGNENCVIGVAKQRGIDVILNDESNRETPAVVSFGDKQRFIGSAGAASATMNPKSTISQVKRLIGRKYRELSVQKDLKLLPFATSEGPDGGVLIHLQYMDEKQSFTPVQIMAMLFAHLKQIAEKNLETDVSDCVIGIPSYFTDLQRRAYLYAAEIAGLKPLRLMHDGTATALGYGIYKTDFSAGGPTNVVFVDVGHCDTQVVVASFEPGHMKILSHAFDSDLGGRDFDEVLFRHFAANFKEQYNIDVYSNARASIRLRAACEKLKKVLSANPEAPLNIECLMDEKDVKGFIKREDFEKLSSDLLEKISVPCRKALHDSGLTADRIHTLELVGSGSRIPAMGRILNSVFRKEPGRTINASECVARGCALQCAMLSPIFRVREYEVQDSFPFSIGFASDEGPVCTLSNGILFPKGHSFPSMKVLTLQRSSSFHLEAFYTNQNELPPGVSDKISKFTIGPFQIPHSEKAKIKVKIQLNLHGIVTVESACLIKDQTSHSTSENNVDTHGENMEGDDTRKSKAVKRQDIPVSESVDGGMTLMELSQAQEKECQLAEQDIKVERTKDKKNTLEAYVYETRNKLLNTYRSFATDSEREGISSNLQQTEEWLYEDGNDESEHVYAEKLEDLKKMVDPVEHRYKEEEARAQATRNLLNSIVEHRMAAGSLPASEKDTVINECHKAEQWLRDRSHQQEALPRNADPVLWSSEIKRKTEAFEAMCKHVMRHKSSPQKTEDGSGSDPRSKKEDGMDVD, translated from the exons ATGAGCGTAGTCGGGTTTGATGTTGGAAATGAAAACTGTGTTATCGGAGTTGCGAAGCAAAGGGGAATTGATGTGATATTAAATGATGAATCGAATCGAGAGACACCAGCAGTGGTGTCGTTTGGTGACAAACAAAGGTTCATTGGCTCGGCTGGAGCTGCATCGGCTACTATGAACCCGAAATCAACTATTTCACAGGTTAAGAGGTTGATTGGTAGGAAATATAGGGAGCTTTCTGTTCAAAAGGACCTGAAATTGCTTCCGTTTGCGACATCTGAGGGACCAGATGGTGGGGTTTTGATTCATTTGCAGTACATGGATGAGAAGCAGAGTTTCACTCCTGTTCAAATCATGGCGATGCTATTTGCACATTTGAAGCAAATTGCTGAGAAGAATCTTGAAACGGATGTTTCCGATTGTGTTATTGGCATACCTTCGTACTTCACGGATTTACAGAGACGTGCTTATTTATATGCAGCCGAAATCGCTGGGCTGAAGCCGTTGAGATTGATGCATGACGGCACTGCAACTGCACTGGGTTATGGAATATACAAGACTGATTTTTCAGCTGGGGGTCCAACAAATGTTGTGTTTGTTGATGTTGGTCATTGTGATACACAAGTTGTTGTAGCATCTTTTGAACCTGGTCATATGAAGATATTGTCTCATGCTTTTGATAGTGACTTGGGGGGGAGAGACTTTGACGAAGTTTTATTCAGACATTTTGCTGCAAATTTCAAGGAACAGTACAATATTGATGTTTATTCAAATGCTCGGGCTTCTATAAGATTGAGGGCTGCATGTGAGAAACTGAAAAAAGTTTTAAGTGCAAATCCAGAGGCTCCGCTTAATATTGAGTGCTTGATGGATGAGAAAGATGTAAAAGGTTTCATCAAAAGAGAGGACTTTGAGAAACTTTCATCAGATTTATTGGAGAAGATAAGCGTTCCTTGTCGTAAAGCTTTGCATGATTCTGGGTTGACTGCGGACAGGATTCATACTCTTGAGCTTGTAGGATCAGGTTCTCGAATTCCAGCCATGGGAAGAATTTTAAATTCTGTATTCAGAAAAGAACCGGGGCGGACAATAAATGCTAGTGAGTGTGTTGCACGTGGATGTGCTCTTCAATGTGCAATGCTCAGCCCTATATTTCGTGTTAGAGAGTACGAG GTTCAGGATTCATTTCCTTTCTCCATTGGGTTTGCATCTGATGAAGGTCCAGTTTGCACCCTATCAAATGGCATATTGTTTCCAAAGGGCCACAGTTTTCCAAGCATGAAAGTGCTCACATTGCAAAGGAGCAGCAGTTTCCACTTGGAAGCATTCTACACTAACCAGAATGAGTTGCCACCTGGTGTATCCGATAAAATAAGCAAATTTACG ATTGGCCCATTCCAGATTCCTCATTCTGAAAAAGCAAAGATCAAAGTCAAAATTCAGTTAAACCTCCATGGAATTGTTACAGTAGAATCGGCCTGT CTGATCAAAGATCAAACAAGTCATTCTACGTCGGAAAATAATGTTGATACTCATGGAGAAAATATGGAG GGAGATGATACAAGGAAAAGTAAGGCCGTTAAGAGACAGGATATTCCTGTCAGTGAAAGTGTTGATGGTGGAATGACCCTCATGGAGCTATCCCAAGCTCAGGAAAAGGAATGCCAGTTAGCTGAGCAAGACATCAAGGTGGAGCGAACTAAAGATAAGAAAAACACCCTGGAGGCATACGTCTATGAAACTCGTAATAAG CTTTTGAATACCTACCGGAGCTTTGCTACGGATTCGGAGAGGGAGGGTATCTCTAGTAATCTACAACAGACTGAAGAGTGGCTCTATGAAGATGGAAATGATGAGTCTGAACATGTTTATGCGGAGAAGCTAGAGGATCTTAAAAAG ATGGTGGATCCCGTGGAGCATCGGTATAAGGAAGAAGAGGCGCGGGCACAAGCAACACGAAATCTATTAAATAGCATTGTAGAACATCGGATGGCTGCAGGATCACTTCCTGCCAGTGAGAAAGACACT GTCATTAACGAATGCCATAAAGCAGAGCAGTGGCTTCGAGATAGATCCCATCAGCAGGAGGCATTGCCCAGAAACGCTGATCCAGTATTGTGGTCTAGTGAAATCAAGAGAAAGACTGAAGCTTTTGAAGC GATGTGCAAGCATGTAATGAGGCACAAGTCATCGCCCCAAAAAACTGAGGATGGCTCAGGTTCGGACCCCAGAAGTAAAAAGGAGGATGGCATGGATGTAGATTAA
- the LOC132622061 gene encoding protein DETOXIFICATION 40-like, which translates to MGKNRESEAEQPLLAAHGASSELEEVLSDSQLPYFQRLRSAFWIEFQLLFRLAAPAVAVYIINNAMSMSTRIFSGQLGNLQLAAASLGNQGIQLCAYGLMLGMGSAVETLCGQAYGANRYEMLGVYLQRSTIVLSLTGIPLAVVYLFSKNILLALGESKLVASEAAIFVYGLIPQIFAYAVNFPIQKFLQSQSIVAPSAFISLGTLFVHLLLSWIVVYKIGLGLIGASLVLSLSWWIIVVAQFIYILRSERCKATWTGFRWEAFSGLWQFVKLSAASAVMLCLETWYFQILVLLSGLLKNPELALDSISVCMAVNGLMFMVAVGFNAAASVRVSNELGAAHPKSAAFSVFVVTFISFLIAVVEAIIVLCLRNVISYAFTKGDIVANAVSDLCPFLAVTLILNGVQPVLSGVAVGCGWQAFVAYVNVGCYYGVGIPLGCVLGFKFDLGVKGIWTGMIGGTVMQTIILLWFTFRTDWNKEVEKAKKRLDKWENVREPLNKE; encoded by the exons ATGGGAAAAAACAGAGAGTCTGAAGCTGAGCAGCCCCTGTTGGCTGCTCATGGGGCAAGCTCCGAGCTCGAGGAGGTGCTCTCCGACTCTCAATTACCTTACTTTCAGCGCCTTAGGTCCGCCTTTTGGATCGAATTCCAGTTGCTTTTTCGACTTGCAGCACCTGCAGTGGCTGTATACATAATCAATAATGCTATGTCCATGTCTACTCGAATCTTTTCGGGACAACTTGGGAACCTTCAGCTTGCTGCAGCCTCTCTTGGCAACCAAGGCATCCAATTATGTGCTTATGGCCTTATG CTAGGAATGGGCAGTGCAGTGGAAACTCTTTGTGGACAAGCATATGGAGCTAACAGATATGAAATGCTAGGAGTCTACCTACAAAGATCAACAATAGTACTTTCTTTAACAGGCATCCCACTAGCTGTGGTATATTTATTTTCCAAGAATATACTGCTCGCTCTTGGTGAATCGAAACTAGTTGCATCAGAAGCAGCAATATTTGTGTATGGCTTAATCCCCCAAATATTCGCTTACGCTGTCAACTTCCCAATACAGAAGTTCCTGCAATCTCAGAGTATTGTAGCACCTAGTGCCTTTATTTCACTAGGGACGTTGTTTGTGCACTTATTGCTCAGTTGGATTGTTGTATACAAAATTGGACTGGGATTGATAGGGGCATCACTTGTCCTGAGTCTTTCTTGGTGGATTATTGTTGTGGCTCAGTTTATATACATTTTGAGAAGTGAAAGGTGTAAGGCTACTTGGACAGGTTTTCGATGGGAGGCCTTTAGTGGATTATGGCAATTTGTGAAGTTATCGGCTGCTTCAGCTGTTATGTTGTGTTTGGAAACTTGGTATTTTCAGATTCTGGTGTTGCTTTCAGGGTTGCTCAAGAATCCTGAGCTTGCATTGGATTCTATCTCAGTTTG CATGGCAGTAAATGGGCTGATGTTCATGGTTGCAGTGGGGTTCAATGCTGCTGCTAG TGTGAGAGTGAGCAATGAGCTAGGAGCAGCACACCCAAAGTCAGCAGCATTCTCAGTGTTTGTGGTgacattcatttcatttctcattgcTGTGGTGGAAGCTATAATTGTGCTCTGTTTGCGCAATGTTATCAGCTACGCATTCACCAAGGGTGATATTGTGGCCAATGCAGTTTCTGATTTGTGTCCTTTTTTAGCTGTCACCCTCATTCTCAATGGTGTTCAACCAGTCTTGTCTG GCGTTGCTGTTGGGTGTGGATGGCAGGCGTTTGTTGCATACGTGAATGTAGGGTGTTATTATGGTGTTGGAATTCCATTGGGATGTGTTCTTGGCTTCAAGTTTGACCTTGGTGTTAAG GGAATATGGACTGGGATGATAGGAGGGACTGTGATGCAAACCATCATTCTGCTTTGGTTCACATTCCGTACAGATTGGAATAAAGAG gTAGAGAAAGCTAAAAAACGTCTGGACAAATGGGAAAATGTAAGAGAACCTCTAAACAAGGAGTGA